The following nucleotide sequence is from Grus americana isolate bGruAme1 unplaced genomic scaffold, bGruAme1.mat H_87, whole genome shotgun sequence.
AGCGAGTTTCTGGTTGCGTTCTCAGTTTTGGCTGCGGCTGTGGTATTCTTGGGGAAGTGTGTTGGTGGGGCGGCCGTgcttgggagggagggatgggcgGTCGGTGGCGGTGCTTTGCTGGTGGTGTGTTGGGGTTGGGTTGGCTGTAGTGTTGAGTAGAGGGAAGCGAAagcgctggctggggcagagccctcgggggcagctgtgccggggaggggtgTCAGGGTTTCCTGTTGCTGCCTCTGTTGTGGGGCTGAAGTTTCCCTTCCGGCCAAGTGTCTCTTTCCGTCTGTCGTGCCCTGGTGTTGGTTgtggtctgttttccttttgcttgtggctcgcctttgctttcatcttagCTGGTCTTTTTCTGTTGGTGCTGGAAGGTTGTGATGTCACTTGGCAGAGCCCGGGAGCCCTTATCCTGGAGCGAGGGCCtggggtggcggcggcggcttgCGAGGAGGTGGCTCTGGGTGTGGGCACGTGAGCATTGGATGTGTTGCTGGGTGGAGCTGCCCCGGCTCCGGTGTTTGGAGGCGGTGAGgttggggaagaaaggcaggaggaaaggcttcaggaaaaggaggagggaagaggggagagttctgctcctcctgctgccggggCTGTTGCCGGCAGCGCCGCGTTGGGTCCCTGGCTGCGGTGCCAGTCGTGTGCCCCCGTAGCAGGGGTCTcgttgtgttttctctgcctccttgcccGCCGAGGTGTCTGGAGAGCACAGAAGACAACGTGGCCCGTAAGCGAAGGGTCTAGCGTTTGGGACGGCCTGAGCCCCTGCGCCCCTAGAGGGAGGGGTGTCCAGGAGTCCTCTGGAGGTGGATCTGAGCCAGCTGATGGAGTTGTCGAAggccagggggaggaggaggtggaggtgtcaGTGGCTGAGGTTTTCAGGCCCCTTGCCAGAGCAAGCATGGCGTTCTGCTTGCCTGAGAGGCGCTGGCCCACGTGCTCGGTAAGcttttggagcaggggaaacgcGTGTgcgctggtggtggtggcggcggcggcggcaagGCGGTGGCAAGCTGGGAGCCACGGTCTTGCCAGGCAAGGCTGTGTCGGTGGATGCTGTGCTTGGGATGGTGGCAGAGCGCGCGGTGATTCGGCGTACCGAGGTGCCGTCGCTGCAGGAGGTAGGCTGATGTCGGAGGTGCGTGGCTGGAGCTTGCGTGCGTTGCCCTGGACTAGAATAGGTGGTGCGGCAAGGTGTTTTCGAGCAGCGCAACGGGAGAGTTGTCGTGACGAACGCCCGAAGCGTCAAGAGCAGCGGACCTCGGCCCAATCCAAGCGATCTCTGGCGTGCCTCTCCTTCGTAGAAGCATCGAGCGGTTTTTGGGTTGGGagcgacctttaaaggtcgccTGGTCCACCCTGCCAGCAATGAGCATGGATATCTTCAACTCGAtggggttgctcagagccccgtcccacccgaccttgaatgtttctggggctggggcatcgaccacctcgtggttggggggtggggggggggcaacctgtgccggcGCTTCGCCAGCCTCATGGTAAAACgtgtcttccttctctctgttgcgAATCTCCCCCcgttttagtttaaacccctgagcccttgtcctatcgctagaggccctgctaaaaagtctgtccccatctttcttgcgAGCCCCCCGTAAGTAGGGAAAGGCCGCCAGAAGGTGTCCCCGGCGCCTTCTCTTGTGCAGGCTGAAGAAGGCCAAGTCTCTCAGCCGGTCCTCGTCGGAGAGGTGTTCCACCCCTCTGACGGTGtttgtggccctgctctggacccgctccaacagGCCCGTGTCTCCCTGGTActgagggctggggagctgctgatcATCGGTCGGTCTGAAGCGGGGATGGGAGGTGGAAGATGCTGAGGAGACAAGGGCCGACGAGGTGCTTCTGAGGACGGTGGTTAAACCCTGGGAGAGGTTTTCCAGAGCGGTGGAGGACAGTGCCTCCTTGGGGAGGAGGCGCCCGAGAGAAGAGCGGGCACGGGCCGTGGCGAGCCCCTGTTTGGAGCGAGTAGGGGTTGAGTGGAGGtcgcttccccccaccccaaaggctGGTTGGCGTGCTTCTGAGACGAGAGGCGCTGTTGAGCTTTTTGCCAGaggcctttattttctgtcgaATAAATAGGTGAATAAATAGATCGACGccattgtcaaaataaataggCCGAGTTCCATAATAAATAGGGGAGCAGTCAGGGGAGGCTCAGGGTGCAGGGCCGTTCTGTCAGGGGCTCCTGCCCCTGGGCGAGGGGAGGAGGCGGGAggacagaggtggggagggattGGGTGGCGGTCCAGAAGCGGTGGTGGGGGTGCGTGGGGCCGTTGGGCTAACTGCGCGTGTCGCGGGTGAGGCGGTGGAGGTGTTGTAAGCAGGCGCGAGCTTCAAGGCGGACGTGGTCCCAGGCGCAGGCGCTGTGGTTGTGGGCGTGGAGGAGGTCGTGGATGCGGCTGAAGTACTTGTCGATGCTGAGCAGCCGGTTGCGGGGCCCTTGCCTTTTGAAGCGCGTCCCGTTGGCTGGCAGgcattgctggagctgctggatgtgGTGGTGGAGGTTGTTGAGGAGTAGGTGGCGTGCCTGGGCGTCCCAGTGGCGgggggtgctgtggctgctgagggtgtcgaagaggtgctggaggatgtggagggcggtggcggcgccTTGGTTCGTGTGGTTGTCGTGGAGGAGGGTGTCGGGGAAGGATggcggctgctggtggtggcagggctgtggcggGCTGGGAGCCATGGCCTGGAGGAGGTTGAGGCTGTCCCAGGTGAGGGTGGCGTGGCGTGGCCGCAGGTGGTGGCAGGCGAGGGCGGTGGCGAGAGCcgtcaggaggagcaggagcgccGGGGCGCCgtgccgcgggcagggctgtggggttgcGTGCGCAgccatggtggggctgtgtgcgCTGCGTGGGTGGTGCTGGGCGGGAGCCTGGTCGGGCTTGGTGGCGGTGCGGGTGGGCGCTGTGCTTGGGGTGCTGCTAGGTGGCCGGCTTTATGCGGTGCCGCGGCTTTCCCTTCCTCGCTTTCCGATTGCAGCGAGTTTCTGGTTGCGTTCTCAGTTTTGGCTGGCGGCTGTGGTATTCTTGGGGAAGTGTGTTGGTGGGGCGGCCgtgcttggggagggagggatggcggTCGGTGGCGGTGCTTTGCTGGTGGTGTGTTGGGGTTGGGTTGGCTGTAGTGGTTGAGTAGGGGATGCGAAagcgctggctggggcagagccctcggggggcagctgtgccggggaggggtgTCAGGGTTTCCCTGTTGCTGCCTCTGTTGTGGGGCTGAAGTTTCCCTTCCTGGCCAAGTGTCTCTTTCCGTCTGTCGTGCCCTGGTGTTGGTTgtggtctgttttccttttgcttgtggctcgcctttgctttcatcttagctggtcttttctgttggtgctgggaagggttgTGATGTCACTTGGCAGAGCCCGGGGAGCCCTTATCCTGGAGCGAGGGCCtgggggtggcggcggcggcttgCGAGGAGGTGGCTCTGGGTGTGGGCACGTGAGCATTGGATGTGTTGCTGGGTGGAGCTGCCCCGTCTCCGGTGTTTGGAGGCGGTGAGgttggggaagaaaggcaggaggaaaggcttcaggaaaaggaggagggaagaggggagagttttgctcctcctgctgccggggCTGTTGCCGGCAGCGCCGCGTTGGGTCCCTGGCTGCGGTGCCAGTCGTGTGCCCCCGTAGCAGGGGTCTcgttgtgttttctctgcctccttgcccGCCGAGGTGTCTGGAGAGCACAGAAGACAACGTGGCCCGTAAGCGAAGGGTCTAGCGTTTGGGACGGCCTGAGCCCCTGCGCCCCTAGAGGGAGGGGTGTCCAGGAGTCCTCTGGAGGTGGATCTGAGCCAGCTGATGGAGTTGTCGAAggccagggggaggaggaggtggaggtgtcaGTGGCTGAGGTTTTCAGGCCCCTTGCCAGAGCAAGCATGGCGTTCTGCTTGCCTGAGAGGCGCTGGCCCACGTGCTCGGTAAGcttttggagcaggggaaacgcGTGtgcgctggtggtggtggtggcggcggcggcaagGCGGTGGCAAGCTGGGAGCCACGGTCTTGCCAGGCAAGGCTGTGTCGGTGGATGCTGTGCTTGGGATGGTGGCAGAGCGCGCGGTGATTCGGCGTACCGAGGTGCCGTCGCTGCAGGAGGTAGGCTGATGTCGGAGGTGCGTGGCTGGAGCTTGCGTGCGTTGCCCTGGACTAGAATAGGTGGTGCGGCAAGGTGTTTTCGAGCAGCGCAACGGGAGAGTTGTCGTGACGAACGCCCGAAGCGTCAAGAGCAGCGGACCTCGGCCCAATCCAAGCGATCTCTGGCGTGCCTCTCCTTCGTAGAAGCATCGAGCGGTTTTTGGGTTGGGagcgacctttaaaggtcgccTGGTCCACCCTGCCAGCAATGAGCATGGATATCTTCAACTCGAtggggttgctcagagccccgtcccacccgaccttgaatgtttctggggctggggcatcgaccacctcgtggttggggggtggggggtgggcaacctgtgccggcGCTTCGCCAGCCTCATGGTAAAACgtgtcttccttctctctgttgcgAATCTCCCCCCcgttttagtttaaacccctgagcccttgtcctatcgctagaggccctgctaaaaagtctgtccccatctttcttgcgAGCCCCCCCGTAAGTAGGGAAAGGCCGCCAGAAGGTGTCCCCGGCGCCTTCTCTTGTGCAGGCTGAAGAAGGCCAAGTCTCTCAGCCGGTCCTCGTCGGAGAGGTGTTCCACCCCTCTGACGGTGtttgtggccctgctctggacccgctccaacagGCCCGTGTCTCCCTGGTActgagggctggggagctgctgatcATCGGTCGGTCTGAAGCGGGGATGGGAGGTGGAAGATGCTGAGGAGACAAGGGCCGACGAGGTGCTTCTGAGGACGGTGGTTAAACCCTGGGAGAGGTTTTCCAGAGCGGTGGAGGACAGTGCCTCCTTGGGGAGGAGGCGCCCGAGAGAAGAGCGGGCACGGGCCGTGGCGAGCCCCTGTTTGGAGCGAGTAGGGGTTGAGTGGAGGtcgcttccccccaccccaaaggctGGTTGGCGTGCTTCTGAGACGAGAGGCGCTGTTGAGCTTTTTGCCAGaggcctttattttctgtcgaATAAATAGGTGAATAAATAGATCGACGccattgtcaaaataaataggCCGAGTTCCATAATAAATAGGGGAGCAGTCAGGGAGGCTCAGGGTGCAGGGCCGTTCTGTCAGGGGCTCCTGCCCCTGGGCGAGGGGAGGAGGCGGGAggacagaggtggggagggattGGGTGGCGGTCCAGAAGCGGTGGTGGGGGTGCGTGGGGCCGTTGGGCTAACTGCGCGTGTCGCGGGTGAGGCGGTGGAGGTGTTGTAAGCAGGCGCGAGCTTCAAGGCGGACGTGGTCCCAGGCGCAGGCGCTGTGGTTGTGGGCGTGGAGGAGGTCGTGGATGCGGCTGAAGTACTTGTCGATGCTGAGCAGCCGGTTGCGGGGCCCTTGCCTTTTGAAGCGCGTCCCGTTGGCTGGCAGgcattgctggagctgctggatgtgGTGGTGGAGGTTGTTGAGGAGTAGGTGGCGTGCCTGGGCGTCCCAGTGGCGgggggtgctgtggctgctgagggtgtcgaagaggtgctggaggatgtggagggcggtggcggcgccTTGGTTCGTGTGGTTGTCGTGGAGGAGGGTGTCGGGGAAGGATggcggctgctggtggtggcagggctgtggcggGCTGGGAGCCATGGCCTGGAGGAGGTTGAGGCTGTCCCAGGTGAGGGTGGCGTGGCGTGGCCGCAGGTGGTGGCAGGCGAGGGCGGTGGCGAGAGCcgtcaggaggagcaggagcgccGGGGCGCCgtgccgcgggcagggctgtggggttgcGTGCGCAgccatggtggggctgtgtgcgCTGCGTGGGTGGTGCTGGGCGGGAGCCTGGTCGGGCTTGGTGGCGGTGCGGGTGGGCGCTGTGCTTGGGGTGCTGCTAGGTGGCCGGCTTTATGCGGTGCCGCGGCTTTCCCTTCCTCGCTTTCCGATTGCAGCGAGTTTCTGGTTGCGTTCTCAGTTTTGGCTGGCGGCTGTGGTATTCTTGGGGAAGTGTGTTGGTGGGGCGGCCgtgcttggggagggagggatggcggTCGGTGGCGGTGCTTTGCTGGTGGTGTGTTGGGGTTGGGTTGGCTGTAGTGGTTGAGTAGGGGATGCGAAagcgctggctggggcagagccctcgggggcagctgtgccggggaggggtgTCAGGGTTTCCCTGTTGCTGCCTCTGTTGTGGGGCTGAAGTTTCCCTTCCTGGCCAAGTGTCTCTTTCCGTCTGTCGTGCCCTGGTGTTGGTTgtggtctgttttccttttgcttgtggctcgcctttgctttcatcttagctggtcttttctgttggtgctgggaagggttgTGATGTCACTTGGCAGAGCCCGGGGAGCCCTTATCCTGGAGCGAGGGCCtgggggtggcggcggcggcttgCGAGGAGGTGGCTCTGGGTGTGGGCACGTGAGCATTGGATGTGTTGCTGGGTGGAGCTGCCCCGGCTCCGGTGTTTGGAGGCGGTGAGgttggggaagaaaggcaggaggaaaggcttcaggaaaaggaggagggaagaggggagagttctgctcctcctgctgccggggCTGTTGCCGGCAGCGCCGCGTTGGGTCCCTGGCTGCGGTGCCAGTCGTGTGCCCCCGTAGCAGGGGTCTcgttgtgttttctctgcctccttgcccGCCGAGGTGTCTGGAGAGCACAGAAGACAACGTGGCCCGTAAGCGAAGGGTCTAGCGTTTGGGACGGCCTGAGCCCCTGCGCCCCTAGAGGGAGGGGTGTCCAGGAGTCCTCTGGAGGTGGATCTGAGCCAGCTGATGGAGTTGTCGAAggccagggggaggaggaggtggaggtgtcaGTGGCTGAGGTTTTCAGGCCCCTTGCCAGAGCAAGCATGGCGTTCTGCTTGCCTGAGAGGCGCTGGCCCACGTGCTCGGTAAGcttttggagcaggggaaacgcGTGtgcgctggtggtggtggtggcggcggcggcaagGCGGTGGCAAGCTGGGAGCCACGGTCTTGCCAGGCAAGGCTGTGTCGGTGGATGCTGTGCTTGGGATGGTGGCAGAGCGCGCGGTGATTCGGCGTACCGAGGTGCCGTCGCTGCAGGAGGTAGGCTGATGTCGGAGGTGCGTGGCTGGAGCTTGCGTGCGTTGCCCTGGACTAGAATAGGTGGTGCGGCAAGGTGTTTTCGAGCAGCGCAACGGGAGAGTTGTCGTGACGAACGCCCGAAGCGTCAAGAGCAGCGGACCTCGGCCCAATCCAAGCGATCTCTGGCGTGCCTCTCCTTCGTAGAAGCATCGAGCGGTTTTTGGGTTGGGagcgacctttaaaggtcgccTGGTCCACCCTGCCAGCAATGAGCATGGATATCTTCAACTCGAtggggttgctcagagccccgtcccacccgaccttgaatgtttctggggctggggcatcgaccacctcgtggttgggggggtggggggtgggcaacctgtgccggcGCTTCGCCAGCCTCATGGTAAAACgtgtcttccttctctctgttgcgAATCTCCCCCcgttttagtttaaacccctgagcccttgtcctatcgctagaggccctgctaaaaagtctgtccccatctttcttgcgAGCCCCCCGTAAGTAGGGAAAGGCCGCCAGAAGGTGTCCCCGGCGCCTTCTCTTGTGCAGGCTGAAGAAGGCCAAGTCTCTCAGCCGGTCCTCGTCGGAGAGGTGTTCCACCCCTCTGACGGTGtttgtggccctgctctggacccgctccaacagGCCCGTGTCTCCCTGGTActgagggctggggagctgctgatcATCGGTCGGTCTGAAGCGGGGATGGGAGGTGGAAGATGCTGAGGAGACAAGGGCCGACGAGGTGCTTCTGAGGACGGTGGTTAAACCCTGGGAGAGGTTTTCCAGAGCGGTGGAGGACAGTGCCTCCTTGGGGAGGAGGCGCCCGAGAGAAGAGCGGGCACGGGCCGTGGCGAGCCCCTGTTTGGAGCGAGTAGGGGTTGAGTGGAGGtcgcttccccccaccccaaaggctGGTTGGCGTGCTTCTGAGACGAGAGGCGCTGTTGAGCTTTTTGCCAGaggcctttattttctgtcgaATAAATAGGTGAATAAATAGATCGACGccattgtcaaaataaataggCCGAGTTCCGTAATAAATAGGGGAGCAGTCAGGGGAGGCTCAGGGTGCAGGGCCGTTCTGTCAGGGGCTCCTGCCCCTGGGCGAGGGGAGGAGGCGGGAggacagaggtggggagggattGGGTGGCGGTCCAGAAGCGGTGGTGGGGGGTGCGTGGGGCCGTTGGGCTAACTGCGCGTGTCGCGGGTGAGGCGGTGGAGGTGTTGTAAGCAGGCGCGAGCTTCAAGGCGGACGTGGTCCCAGGCGCAGGCGCTGTGGTTGTGGGCGTGGAGGAGGTCGTGGATGCGGCTGAAGTACTTGTCGATGCTGAGCAGCCGGTTGCGGGGCCCTTGCCTTTTGAAGCGCGTCCCGTTGGCTGGCAGgcattgctggagctgctggatgtgGTGGTGGAGGTTGTTGAGGAGTAGGTGGCGTGCCTGGGCGTCCCAGTGGCGgggggtgctgtggctgctgagggtgtcgaagaggtgctggaggatgtggagggcggtggcggcgccTTGGTTCGTGTGGTTGTCGTGGAGGAGGGTGTCGGGGAAGGATggcggctgctggtggtggcagggctgtggcggGCTGGGAGCCATGGCCTGGAGGAGGTTGAGGCTGTCCCAGGTGAGGGTGGCGTGGCGTGGCCGCAGGTGGTGGCAGGCGAGGGCGGTGGCGAGAGCcgtcaggaggagcaggagcgccGGGGCGCCgtgccgcgggcagggctgtggggttgcGTGCGCAgccatggtggggctgtgtgcgCTGCGTGGGTGGTGCTGGGCGGGAGCCTGGTCGGGCTTGGTGGCGGTGCGGGTGGGCGCTGTGCTTGGGGTGCTGCTAGGTGGCCGGCTTTATGCGGTGCCGCGGCTTTCCCTTCCTCGCTTTCCGATTGCAGCGAGTTTCTGGTTGCGTTCTCAGTTTTGGCTGGCGGCTGTGGTATTCTTGGGGAAGTGTGTTGGTGGGGCGGCCgtgcttggggagggagggatggcggTCGGTGGCGGTGCTTTGCTGGTGGTGTGTTGGGGTTGGGTTGGCTGTAGTGGTTGAGTAGGGGATGCGAAagcgctggctggggcagagccctcgggggcagctgtgccggggaggggtgTCAGGGTTTCCCTGTTGCTGCCTCTGTTGTGGGGCTGAAGTTTCCCTTCCTGGCCAAGTGTCTCTTTCCGTCTGTCGTGCCCTGGTGTTGGTTgtggtctgttttccttttgcttgtggctcgcctttgctttcatcttagctggtcttttctgttggtgctgggaagggttgTGATGTCACTTGGCAGAGCCCGGGGAGCCCTTATCCTGGAGCGAGGGCCTggggggtggcggcggcggcttgCGAGGAGGTGGCTCTGGGTGTGGGCACGTGAGCATTGGATGTGTTGCTGGGTGGAGCTGCCCCGGCTCCGGTGTTTGGAGGCGGTGAGgttggggaagaaaggcaggaggaaaggcttcaggaaaaggaggagggaagaggggagagttctgctcctcctgctgccggggCTGTTGCCGGCAGCGCCGCGTTGGGTCCCTGGCTGCGGTGCCAGTCGTGTGCCCCCGTAGCAGGGGTCTcgttgtgttttctctgcctccttgcccGCCGAGGTGTCTGGAGAGCACAGAAGACAACGTGGCCCGTAAGCGAAGGGTCTAGCGTTTGGGACGGCCTGAGCCCCTGCGCCCCTAGAGGGAGGGGTGTCCAGGAGTCCTCTGGAGGTGGATCTGAGCCAGCTGATGGAGTTGTCGAAggccagggggaggaggaggtggaggtgtcaGTGGCTGAGGTTTTCAGGCCCCTTGCCAGAGCAAGCATGGCGTTCTGCTTGCCTGAGAGGCGCTGGCCCACGTGCTCGGTAAGcttttggagcaggggaaacgcGTGtgcgctggtggtggtggtggcggcggcggcaagGCGGTGGCAAGCTGGGAGCCACGGTCTTGCCAGGCAAGGCTGTGTCGGTGGATGCTGTGCTTGGGATGGTGGCAGAGTGCGCGGTGATTCGGCGTACCGAGGTGCCGTCGCTGCAGGAGGTAGGCTGATGTCGGAGGTGCGTGGCTGGAGCTTGCGTGCGTTGCCCTGGACTAGAATAGGTGGTGCGGCAAGGTGTTTTCGAGCAGCGCAACGGGAGAGTTGTCGTGACGAACGCCCGAAGCGTCAAGAGCAGCGGACCTCGGCCCAATCCAAGCGATCTCTGGCGTGCCTCTCCTTCGTAGAAGCATCGAGCGGTTTTTGGGTTGGGagcgacctttaaaggtcgccTGGTCCACCCTGCCAGCAATGAGCATGGATATCTTCAACTCGAtggggttgctcagagccccgtcccacCCGACCTTGATTgtttctggggctggggcatcgaccacctcgtggttgggggggggggggtgggcaacctgtgccggcGCTTCGCCAGCCTCATGGTAAAACgtgtcttccttctctctgttgcgAATCTCCCCCcgttttagtttaaacccctgagcccttgtcctatcgctagaggccctgctaaaaagtctgtccccatctttcttgcgAGCCCCCCGTAAGTAGGGAAAGGCCGCCAGAAGGTGTCCCCGGCGCCTTCTCTTGTGCAGGCTGAAGAAGGCCAAGTCTCTCAGCCGGTCCTCGTCGGAGAGGTGTTCCACCCCTCTGACGGTGtttgtggccctgctctggacccgctccaacagGCCCGTGTCTCCCTGGTActgagggctggggagctgctgatcATCGGTCGGTCTGAAGCGGGGATGGGAGGTGGAAGATGCTGAGGAGACAAGGGCCGACGAGGTGCTTCTGAGGACGGTGGTTAAACCCTGGGAGAGGTTTTCCAGAGCGGTGGAGGACAGTGCCTCCTTGGGGAGGAGGCGCCCGAGAGAAGAGCGGGCACGGGCCGTGGCGAGCCCCTGTTTGGAGCGAGTAGGGGTTGAGTGGAGGtcgcttccccccaccccaaaggctGGTTGGCGTGCTTCTGAGACGAGAGGCGCTGTTGAGCTTTTTGCCAGaggcctttattttctgtcgaATAAATAGGTGAATAAATAGATCGACGccattgtcaaaataaataggCCGAGTTCCATAATAAATAGGGGAGCAGTCAGGGGAGGCTCAGGGTGCAGGGCCGTTCTGTCAGGGGCTCCTGCCCCTGGGCGAGGGGAGGAGGCGGGAggacagaggtggggagggattGGGTGGCGGTCCAGAAGCGGTGGTGGGGGTGCGTGGGGCCGTTGGGCTAACTGCGCGTGTCGCGGGTGAGGCGGTGGAGGTGTTGTAAGCAGGCGCGAGCTTCAAGGCGGACGTGGTCCCAGGCGCAGGCGCTGTGGTTGTGGGCGTGGAGGAGGTCGTGGATGCGGCTGAAGTACTTGTCGATGCTGAGCAGCCGGTTGCGGGGCCCTTGCCTTTTGAAGCGCGTCCCGTTGGCTGGCAGgcattgctggagctgctggatgtgGTGGTGGAGGTTGTTGAGGAGTAGGTGGCGTGCCTGGGCGTCCCAGTGGCGgggggtgctgtggctgctgagggtgtcgaagaggtgctggaggatgtggagggcggtggcggcgccTTGGTTCGTGTGGTTGTCGTGGAGGAGGGTGTCGGGGAAGGATggcggctgctggtggtggcagggctgtggcggGCTGGGAGCCATGGCCTGGAGGAGGTTGAGGCTGTCCCAGGTGAGGGTGGCGTGGCGTGGCCGCAGGTGGTGGCAGGCGAGGGCGGTGGCGAGAGCcgtcaggaggagcaggagcgccGGGGCGCCgtgccgcgggcagggctgtggggttgcGTGCGCAgccatggtggggctgtgtgcgCTGCGTGGGTGGTGCTGGGCGGGAGCCTGGTCGGGCTTGGTGGCGGTGCGGGTGGGCGCTGTGCTTGGGGTGCTGCTAGGTGGCCGGCTTTATGCGGTGCCGCGGCTTTCCCTTCCTCGCTTTCCGATTGCAGCGAGTTTCTGGTTGCGTTCTCAGTTTTGGCTGGCGGCTGTGGT
It contains:
- the LOC129200395 gene encoding interferon-like, translated to MAAHATPQPCPRHGAPALLLLLTALATALACHHLRPRHATLTWDSLNLLQAMAPSPPQPCHHQQPPSFPDTLLHDNHTNQGAATALHILQHLFDTLSSHSTPRHWDAQARHLLLNNLHHHIQQLQQCLPANGTRFKRQGPRNRLLSIDKYFSRIHDLLHAHNHSACAWDHVRLEARACLQHLHRLTRDTRS